The Megalops cyprinoides isolate fMegCyp1 chromosome 10, fMegCyp1.pri, whole genome shotgun sequence genome window below encodes:
- the LOC118785224 gene encoding zinc-binding protein A33-like produces the protein MAGEGNVRGRPGSCPVPELVCPEHDEKFKLFCKTDKQLVCVICRDGEKHRGHEFQPVQEAAKLRKNELDTALTFLSLDNGELDEMTKQQESEMQKAKEKSKRLADEIGVQFEKMHEILRKREEEVMRELENKERNTTETMLKNLATMERRLMDRRETEVILQSAMDIAEPDFFLQWWIEKGSHLIEVLKKKNLSFLQQRKTTAYRSVAREHQVTPNFLSLGPYESHLQFCVWKEMEQFVTTVPECLTMKDDSDPSLKVSADGRSVWQADRKGGLMLWSIEGNRANAVSKERFQDGQHYWEVDVGGKLDWALGVKALGESNAAPSPKGEKQLLLMHDKGYIFRDGGVETPINLGVKPRKIGLYLDCERQQLCFYNADSMSLIHSSKCDVTEDLALCLSPGVYLGGRNVGPLTVCQY, from the exons ATGGCGGGAGAGGGAAATGTCCGTGGACGCCCAGGCAGCTGCCCGGTTCCTGAGCTGGTCTGTCCAGAGCATGATGAGAAATTCAAGCTGTTCTGCAAGACAGATAAACAGCTGGTCTGTGTGATCTGCAGAGATGGGGAGAAGCATCGAGGACATGAGTTTCAACCGGTCCAAGAGGCAGCAAAGCTTAGGAAG AATGAGTTGGACACAGCCTTGACTTTCCTGTCCCTGGACAACGGTGAATTGGACgaaatgacaaaacagcaaGAGTCTGAGATGCAGAAAGCGAAA GAGAAGTCCAAGAGGCTGGCAGATGAAATCGGCGTACAGTTTGAGAAGATGCACGAGATCCTGAGAAAAAGGGAAGAGGAGGTTATGAGAGAACTGGAGAATAAGGAGAGGAACACCACAGAGACCATGCTAAAAAACCTGGCAACTATGGAGAGGAGGCTGATGgacaggagagagacggaggTGATTCTACAGTCTGCAATGGACATTGCTGAGCCAGACTTCTTCCTACAG TGGTGGATTGAGAAGGGCTCTCATCTGATCGAAGtactgaagaagaagaatttATCGTTTTTGCAACAGCGGAAAACAACAGC GTACAGGTCTGTAGCACGTGAGCATCAGGTGACCCCTAACTTTCTATCTCTGGGGCCCTATGAGTCTCACCTGCAGTTCTGCGTGTGGAAGGAGATGGAGCAGTTTGTCACCACAG TCCCCGAGTGCCTGACCATGAAGGATGACAGTGACCCCAGTTTAAAGGTTTCGGCCGACGGTCGTAGCGTCTGGCAGGCTGACAGAAAGGGTGGGCTCATGCTCTGGTCAATAGAGGGCAACAGGGCCAATGCGGTCAGCAAGGAGAGGTTTCAAGACGGGCAGCATTACTGGGAGGTGGATGTGGGAGGAAAGTTAGACTGGGCCCTGGGTGTTAAGGCCCTGGGTGAATCCAACGCAGCACCGTCACcgaaaggggaaaaacagctgCTTCTGATGCACGACAAAGGCTACATTTTCAGGGATGGAGGTGTTGAAACCCCAATAAATCTTGGCGTGAAGCCTAGGAAGATAGGGCTCTACCTGGactgtgagagacagcagctttgtttttacaatgcagacagcatgtctctcattcattcatccaaATGTGATGTGACAGAGGATCTTGCATTGTGTCTCAGCCCCGGTGTTTACCTTGGTGGGCGAAATGTTGGACCGCTGACAGTGTGTCAGTACTGA